The Rissa tridactyla isolate bRisTri1 chromosome 24, bRisTri1.patW.cur.20221130, whole genome shotgun sequence genome has a window encoding:
- the KRT80 gene encoding keratin, type II cytoskeletal 80, which yields MTNPCKAFTSGSLSSWEVSGKMSRGKAASTSPDCLGRCSPSEVASNGYSSLSLHGDGGYRCSSYPSFSIDGRLLAPVHLDIDPDFQAMRQQEKEDIKLLNNQFVTLIEKVQCLEQQNKVLTTRWNFLKDQDNSHSESDIKAIYDQYMSKMNQEMKALNYEQENLELELTKVLSTMDDFRSKYEDEIRLCSGMEYTFTELKKDLDVSSLHRTELEVKLNGLQELMELKKTIYEQELEELLTEIKDISVVLGIDNACKLDLSRIVEEVRAQYEALALRSWEEAEALTRRKLNEGNTQSGTYGGHLLDSRREIADLNIQIQKLRSCIVSQKSQCLYLEEHIKEAGEHGEMALKDAKAKLVKLEEALQKSKEDMAHLVKEYQELMNIKLALDVEILTYRKLMEGEESSMEQPIPTVISTVHSKPKHLSASTLRNSKLFARGTGSTNGEMKLNGGSTKMLPSRSHSDTSATPEADAFSSSARPKLGSLPTEECLEKQSPTA from the exons ATGACTAACCCTTGCAAAGCCTTCACCAGTGGCTCCCTCtcctcctgggaggtgtcagGGAAGATGAGCAGAGGAAAAGCCGCCAGCACATCCCCGGACTGCCTGGGCCGCTGCAGTCCCAGCGAGGTGGCCAGCAATGGCTACAGCTCGCTCAGCCTCCACGGAGATGGTGGATACCGATGCTCCTCTTACCCTTCCTTCTCCATCGACGGGAGACTCCTGGCCCCCGTGCACCTCGATATCGACCCCGACTTCCAAGCCATGcggcagcaggagaaggaggacaTCAAGCTGCTCAACAACCAGTTTGTGACCCTAATTGAGAAG GTTCAGTGCTTGGAGCAACAGAACAAGGTCCTGACGACAAGGTGGAACTTCCTGAAGGATCAAGACAATTCCCACTCCGAGTCAGACATCAAGGCCATCTACGATCAGTACATGAGCAAAATGAATCAAGAGATGAAGGCGCTCAACTACGAGCAGGAAAATCTTGAGCTGGAGCTGACAAAGGTCCTGAGCACCATGGATGACTTCCGAAGCAA ATACGAGGACGAAATTCGCCTCTGTAGTGGCATGGAATACACCTTCACGGAGCTCAAAAAG GATTTAGATGTGAGCTCCTTGCACAGAACTGAGCTGGAGGTAAAACTCAACGGGCTCCAAGAGCTGATGGAGTTGAAGAAAACCATTTACGAGCAG GAACTCGAGGAGCTGCTGACAGAAATTAAGGACATTTCTGTTGTACTGGGAATTGACAACGCATGCAAACTCGATCTGAGCAGAATTGTGGAAGAAGTGAGGGCCCAGTACGAAGCCCTGGCTCTTCGGAGCTGGGAGGAGGCTGAAGCACTCACCAGGAGAAAG CTGAATGAAGGAAACACCCAGTCAGGCACCTACGGGGGTCACCTCCTTGACAGCCGACGGGAGATTGCAGACCTGAACATACAGATCCAGAAGTTGAGGTCCTGCATCGTGTCCCAGAAGAGCCAG TGCCTGTACTTAGAGGAGCATATCAAAGAAGCAGGAGAGCATGGCGAGATGGCCCTcaaggatgccaaagccaaactAGTCAAGCTAGAAGAAGCTCTCCAGAAGAGCAAGGAGGATATGGCTCACCTGGTGAAAGAGTATCAGGAGCTGATGAACATCAAGCTGGCTCTGGATGTGGAAATCCTCACTTACAGGAAGCTGAtggaaggggaggagagcag CATGGAGCAACCAATACCCACAGTCATCAGCACCGTCCACTCCAAGCCAAAGCACC TTTCTGCCAGCACCTTGAGAAACTCCAAGCTGTTTGCAAGAGGAACAGGCAGCACCAATGGTGAGATGAAGCTAAATGGTGGGAGCACAAAAATGCTGCCCTCTAGAAGCCACAGTGACACCTCAGCGACGCCTGAAGCAGATGCCTTCAGCAGCAGTGCCCGGCCAAAGCTCGGTTCCCTGCCCACCGAAGAATGCTTGGAGAAACAGAGCCCCACAGCATAA